The Methanosphaera sp. BMS genome contains a region encoding:
- a CDS encoding MATE family efflux transporter — protein sequence MTNKNVEIMRGKPETAVKKLAIPIMISMLLTASYNIIDGIWVAGLGQAAIAGIGFVTPIFMILNGVSVGLGSGATSSISRFVGAKNHEGASQSAEHALLIFLVASAILTIIFLIIQEPLLISYGATGQSLKEALKYSTPLFMGLIGFMFANGASGILRGEGDMKRAMYAVIVSVIFNAILDPVFIYMLNMGSAGASIATILSSIASATVIMYWIVIKKDTYVEVDLKKFKYDSHIVKDILKVGIPASMDMFVMSIAMSLYLVFISNIGGEYAIAAFSSGQRLYLFAIMPLTAIGSAVAAVSGSAYGARNGDYLSRAHLYGVKFGIAFGTVVTLILVIFAPQLATLFAYTAETSALIPEITRFLQIASLCLPLTAMGMSSSFFYQGIGKGTISLAWTIIREVIFTVGCTYLLGIYLNMGLIGIWIGLAVGRVMASILNFIYARYTIGKLKKTLTKG from the coding sequence ATGACAAACAAGAACGTAGAAATAATGCGGGGAAAACCCGAGACGGCCGTTAAGAAACTGGCCATACCAATAATGATATCCATGCTGCTGACAGCATCATATAACATCATAGATGGAATATGGGTGGCAGGACTGGGACAGGCAGCCATAGCAGGTATAGGATTTGTAACGCCAATATTCATGATACTAAACGGTGTAAGTGTCGGATTGGGAAGTGGAGCAACAAGCAGCATAAGTCGATTTGTAGGTGCAAAAAACCATGAGGGTGCATCACAATCTGCAGAACATGCACTGCTCATATTTCTGGTAGCATCAGCAATACTGACAATCATTTTCCTTATCATCCAAGAACCATTACTCATTAGCTACGGAGCTACTGGTCAATCATTAAAAGAGGCATTAAAATACTCAACACCACTGTTTATGGGATTAATCGGATTCATGTTTGCAAACGGTGCAAGCGGCATACTTCGTGGAGAAGGTGATATGAAAAGGGCAATGTATGCAGTAATAGTGTCGGTGATATTCAATGCAATACTCGATCCGGTATTTATATACATGCTAAACATGGGTTCAGCAGGTGCTTCCATAGCAACAATACTAAGCTCAATAGCTTCGGCAACGGTAATAATGTACTGGATAGTAATCAAGAAGGATACATACGTGGAAGTTGATTTAAAGAAATTCAAATACGACTCTCATATAGTTAAAGACATACTTAAGGTTGGAATACCGGCATCAATGGACATGTTTGTCATGTCAATAGCTATGAGCCTATATCTTGTATTCATATCAAACATAGGTGGAGAATATGCAATAGCAGCATTCAGCTCAGGTCAAAGACTATACCTCTTTGCCATAATGCCATTAACCGCAATAGGAAGTGCAGTTGCAGCCGTATCGGGCAGTGCATATGGTGCAAGAAACGGTGATTATCTATCAAGGGCACATCTATATGGAGTAAAATTTGGAATAGCATTCGGAACAGTAGTAACACTCATACTGGTAATATTCGCACCACAGCTGGCCACGCTATTTGCATACACAGCTGAAACCAGTGCTTTAATACCTGAAATAACAAGATTTCTTCAAATTGCAAGCCTATGTCTTCCACTAACGGCAATGGGAATGTCATCATCATTTTTCTATCAGGGAATAGGAAAGGGCACTATAAGTCTGGCATGGACAATAATAAGAGAGGTAATATTTACAGTAGGATGCACGTATCTATTGGGAATATACTTAAACATGGGACTGATAGGAATATGGATAGGACTTGCCGTTGGACGTGTAATGGCAAGTATACTAAACTTCATATATGCCAGATACACCATTGGAAAACTTAAGAAAACATTAACAAAAGGTTAA
- a CDS encoding tetratricopeptide repeat protein — MTDTNNKLKEAFDLIHVNPEESLPLFDEILESQPKNTEAINGKASAYMKLNKIDRAEELFDNSISINATTTALINKGIIAKKRQDYENALKYYNQTNNINPRMKNITCILKNDVFDLLDLDDDYELEMFSKEANLLLKKGLNYKKENRYWDSLECYELAIQNDERCSEYLDSLIHEVNIQIENQFLFKRPTYSDTQESQLCITGLQKLLLESKANEAMTYFNKVLKINPKNVDTLNYKAIILFNQAQYDQSIRYFDKCLKIDENYYYALFNKSLVLIRTKKLEEAFICFEKLLNNPDSSPITKRYNTEDIKKFNQINN, encoded by the coding sequence ATGACAGATACAAACAATAAACTCAAAGAAGCATTTGACTTAATTCACGTTAATCCGGAAGAATCATTACCCCTATTTGATGAAATACTTGAAAGTCAACCCAAAAATACGGAAGCAATAAACGGAAAAGCATCTGCTTATATGAAGTTAAATAAAATAGATCGGGCAGAAGAGTTATTTGACAATTCAATAAGCATAAATGCAACCACTACTGCACTGATAAATAAGGGAATTATAGCAAAGAAAAGACAAGACTATGAAAATGCATTGAAATACTACAACCAGACAAATAATATTAATCCAAGAATGAAAAACATTACATGCATTCTGAAAAATGATGTATTCGACTTACTTGACTTGGATGATGACTATGAATTGGAAATGTTTTCCAAAGAGGCAAACCTACTTTTAAAGAAAGGATTGAATTATAAAAAAGAAAACAGGTACTGGGATAGCTTGGAATGCTATGAACTTGCAATACAAAATGATGAAAGATGTAGCGAATACCTTGACAGTCTAATACATGAAGTAAACATACAAATAGAAAATCAGTTCCTGTTCAAACGTCCAACATACTCCGATACACAGGAGTCACAGTTATGCATAACGGGACTTCAAAAACTGTTACTTGAATCAAAGGCCAATGAGGCAATGACCTATTTTAACAAGGTATTGAAGATTAACCCGAAGAATGTTGACACGTTAAATTATAAGGCAATCATATTATTTAACCAAGCCCAATATGATCAATCAATCAGATACTTTGACAAATGCCTTAAGATAGATGAAAATTATTATTATGCCTTATTCAACAAGTCACTGGTACTTATAAGAACAAAAAAACTGGAAGAAGCGTTCATATGCTTTGAAAAATTATTGAATAATCCCGATTCGAGCCCAATAACAAAAAGATACAACACTGAGGACATAAAAAAATTCAATCAAATCAACAACTGA
- a CDS encoding FHA domain-containing protein, producing the protein MEEITKNHEQLLTLFDDKSKELKLSAIDNRVRFAILEILRDSQNKNEKQQALYSRELNTALLEDYQINITPQMLGQHLKQLVDANLIDEKIIKKEVPNKIGKRSVKGYSLKTDAFEELLLEVNFITDELIRLNQLFKLNEEHTDGKHCVLTIFNGKDKGKIYKIHEDEKILIGRKTNYNQNELLTFTLMLDNSYTKVSSIDKPHLKLYHQDDEWYIIDQNSISGTYIDDKKIPQATATKIKNNSFIRLSKGMGSAIIYCSY; encoded by the coding sequence ATGGAAGAAATAACAAAAAATCATGAACAACTATTGACATTATTTGATGATAAAAGCAAAGAATTAAAGCTGTCTGCAATAGACAACAGGGTACGTTTTGCAATACTTGAAATACTAAGAGACTCTCAAAACAAGAATGAAAAACAACAAGCATTATATTCAAGGGAACTGAACACCGCATTATTGGAGGATTATCAAATCAACATAACCCCACAGATGCTGGGCCAGCATTTGAAACAGCTGGTTGATGCAAACTTGATAGATGAAAAAATCATTAAAAAGGAAGTTCCCAATAAGATTGGTAAAAGAAGCGTTAAGGGATACAGCCTAAAAACAGATGCATTTGAAGAACTCCTTTTGGAAGTAAACTTCATAACTGATGAGCTGATAAGATTAAATCAACTATTCAAGTTAAATGAAGAGCATACAGATGGAAAACACTGCGTATTAACCATATTTAACGGAAAAGATAAGGGAAAAATATATAAAATACACGAGGATGAAAAAATCCTCATAGGAAGAAAAACAAACTACAATCAAAATGAACTGCTAACATTTACCTTGATGTTGGATAATAGCTATACAAAGGTTTCATCAATAGACAAGCCTCATTTAAAATTATACCACCAGGACGACGAATGGTACATTATAGACCAGAACAGTATCAGCGGAACATACATTGATGATAAGAAAATACCACAAGCAACAGCAACCAAAATAAAAAACAATTCATTCATAAGACTATCAAAGGGAATGGGATCAGCCATCATATACTGTTCATACTAA
- a CDS encoding flavodoxin, whose product MKTLIAYYSRTNITKKVAESIAEKLNCDIEEIKPNINYNTKIGYARGIKDALAAKIVDLKQLEYDPADYDEVILGVPVWASKAANPLISYIDKNNGKFKSIKIFVTAGSSGFESTIKQIEECTGLNASKTLALRTIDVKNDAYESKLIEFIE is encoded by the coding sequence TTGAAAACACTCATCGCTTATTATTCAAGAACAAACATTACAAAAAAAGTGGCTGAAAGTATCGCAGAAAAATTAAACTGTGATATAGAAGAGATTAAGCCTAATATAAACTACAACACGAAGATAGGATATGCACGCGGAATCAAGGATGCACTGGCTGCTAAAATAGTAGACCTAAAACAGCTGGAATATGACCCGGCCGACTATGATGAAGTAATACTTGGAGTACCTGTATGGGCATCAAAGGCTGCAAATCCACTCATATCATACATCGATAAAAACAACGGCAAATTCAAGAGCATCAAGATATTTGTCACGGCAGGAAGCTCAGGATTTGAGTCAACAATAAAACAGATAGAAGAATGCACAGGATTAAATGCATCAAAAACTTTAGCACTACGGACTATTGATGTGAAAAATGATGCATATGAATCGAAATTGATTGAATTTATAGAATAG
- a CDS encoding aldo/keto reductase, with product MEYRTAPKHGEKISLLGFGAMRLKTKGTSVDLDLAREQLKTAIDNGINYIDTAYLYGNGSGSNERALGQILNELGYRDKVYLSTKMNRMAIHSRSDMDVMLEKQLENLQTDHIDFYFIHNVISYDDISVLDDMGLYEFIEENTKSGKIRNIGFSFHGSYNDFVNIVDDYDWDVTLLQHNYIDNNMQAGIKGIKLAYENDMAVIIMEPLKGGLLAGTMPREVEKLITNSNTTRSNVDLALSWIFDTPEITCVLSGMNSIDMIEENIEIVNNHPSNPLNKEEMELIGNMKDKILELNKISCTGCNYCMPCPKDINIPDIFKYYNDKNLFPEDKSYGVHHTFILYNANINGIIGKAHDASLCVECGLCTSKCPQQLDIPNLIRQVDKSYHGKTIRRFKPLIKKIKDIIM from the coding sequence ATGGAGTACAGAACAGCCCCAAAACATGGTGAAAAAATATCCCTGCTCGGCTTTGGAGCAATGAGATTAAAGACAAAGGGAACAAGCGTTGATTTAGACTTAGCTCGAGAACAATTAAAAACCGCCATTGACAATGGAATAAACTACATAGACACCGCATACCTTTATGGTAACGGTTCCGGTTCAAATGAAAGGGCACTTGGCCAGATACTCAATGAACTTGGATATCGAGACAAGGTATACTTATCCACAAAGATGAACCGTATGGCAATACACTCCAGAAGCGACATGGACGTCATGCTTGAAAAACAGTTGGAAAACCTGCAGACAGACCATATAGATTTCTACTTCATACATAACGTCATTAGCTATGATGACATATCAGTACTGGACGATATGGGATTATATGAGTTTATAGAAGAAAACACCAAATCAGGTAAGATAAGAAATATTGGATTTTCATTCCACGGTTCATACAATGACTTTGTAAATATAGTGGATGACTACGACTGGGACGTTACACTACTGCAACACAATTATATCGATAACAATATGCAGGCGGGAATCAAGGGAATAAAGCTGGCATATGAAAACGACATGGCAGTGATTATAATGGAGCCCCTAAAGGGTGGACTGCTAGCAGGTACAATGCCGAGGGAAGTTGAAAAGCTAATAACAAACTCCAATACCACCAGATCAAATGTGGACTTGGCTCTAAGTTGGATATTTGATACACCGGAAATTACATGTGTACTAAGTGGGATGAACTCCATTGATATGATAGAAGAAAACATTGAAATAGTAAACAATCACCCGTCAAATCCACTTAATAAAGAGGAGATGGAATTAATCGGAAACATGAAGGATAAGATTCTTGAATTAAACAAGATTAGCTGTACCGGCTGTAACTATTGTATGCCATGTCCAAAGGATATCAACATACCGGACATATTCAAGTACTACAATGACAAGAACCTCTTTCCGGAGGATAAATCATATGGGGTGCATCATACATTCATATTGTACAATGCAAACATAAACGGAATTATAGGAAAGGCTCATGATGCTTCATTATGTGTGGAATGTGGTTTATGTACAAGTAAATGTCCACAGCAGCTTGACATACCTAATCTTATAAGACAGGTTGATAAAAGCTATCATGGAAAAACAATAAGAAGATTCAAGCCACTTATTAAAAAAATTAAGGACATTATAATGTAA
- a CDS encoding DNA polymerase beta superfamily protein, translating into MDVIIDKLRQIEVDEDITILYAAEAGSRAYGHYNEKSDYDIRFIYKHNNLSDYLTIDKKRDVYEFDDGEYDIVGWDIKKALNLHYKSNPNLREWLISPVKYVPMEKDIFKDLPDFDKIVLKRYYYELARRHFNKYINQNDERSPTFYKKLVHTCRYILAWMLLDEDEYPSMRIEKLIEDNNLDKSLLDKLVKLKKCIITQNTSFIGDNEAYFLIEWVSFYVEYMKEDSYDKKIIKDIEVYNERFRDIILCNDF; encoded by the coding sequence ATGGATGTGATAATAGATAAGTTAAGACAAATAGAAGTTGATGAAGACATTACAATACTATATGCAGCCGAAGCGGGAAGTCGTGCATATGGTCATTATAATGAAAAATCAGATTATGACATTAGATTTATCTATAAACACAACAATTTAAGCGATTACCTCACAATTGATAAAAAACGTGACGTTTACGAGTTTGATGATGGAGAATATGATATTGTAGGATGGGATATTAAGAAAGCATTGAATCTTCATTATAAAAGCAATCCCAATCTACGTGAATGGTTAATATCACCAGTTAAGTATGTTCCAATGGAGAAAGATATCTTTAAAGACCTGCCAGATTTTGATAAAATAGTGCTTAAACGCTATTATTACGAGCTTGCCAGGCGTCACTTCAATAAATATATCAATCAAAATGATGAAAGAAGCCCTACGTTCTATAAGAAACTAGTCCACACGTGTCGATATATACTGGCATGGATGTTACTTGATGAAGATGAGTATCCATCAATGCGTATTGAAAAACTGATAGAGGACAATAATCTTGACAAAAGTCTGCTTGATAAACTAGTTAAGCTTAAGAAGTGCATAATTACCCAAAATACTAGTTTCATAGGTGATAATGAGGCATATTTTCTCATAGAATGGGTTTCATTCTATGTGGAGTATATGAAAGAGGACTCATATGATAAAAAGATTATAAAGGATATTGAAGTGTATAATGAAAGGTTCAGGGATATAATACTGTGCAATGACTTCTAG
- a CDS encoding sugar O-acetyltransferase, giving the protein MMSELEKYMKGMDHCYADEEIIALKTNALIQCDKFNSIDPTDYEKQYEQLKNMLGSVGENVWIARYFHCDNGKNIFIGDNFTGNHNLTILDINKIYIGDDVMIGPGTVITSVGHPLNPQGRRNHISITDEVHIGSDVWIGANVTILPGVTIGDNVVVAAGAVVNKDIPSNSLAVGVPARVIRKLENDVDD; this is encoded by the coding sequence TTGATGAGTGAACTGGAAAAATATATGAAAGGAATGGATCACTGCTATGCCGATGAGGAAATCATAGCCTTAAAGACAAATGCACTAATACAATGTGATAAATTCAATTCAATAGATCCGACAGATTATGAAAAACAGTATGAACAGTTAAAGAATATGCTGGGCAGTGTAGGTGAAAATGTATGGATAGCACGCTACTTTCACTGTGACAATGGAAAGAACATATTTATCGGAGACAATTTCACAGGAAATCATAACCTAACCATACTTGACATAAACAAGATCTATATAGGGGATGATGTGATGATTGGCCCCGGTACTGTCATTACAAGCGTTGGTCATCCATTAAATCCACAGGGCCGCCGTAATCATATCAGCATAACGGATGAGGTACATATAGGAAGTGATGTCTGGATAGGTGCCAACGTTACTATACTGCCCGGCGTTACAATCGGTGACAATGTGGTAGTAGCTGCTGGTGCCGTAGTCAACAAGGATATACCTTCAAATAGCCTGGCGGTAGGTGTACCTGCAAGGGTAATACGCAAGTTGGAAAATGATGTGGATGACTAG
- the bioB gene encoding biotin synthase BioB, whose protein sequence is MIVEELSKKVMDGYTPSKNDMLELLDVPINRLSCHADRLRRHFCQDNFDVCTIINVKSGNCSEDCKFCAQSAYYDTHITQYPLLSNEKLKKQTLDVYGQGLKRISYVSSGPRLNDDEFKRIAEVITGIKNKHSDIYLCVSLGKLNKLQVQKLKDAGVDRIHNNLETSKTYFASVCSTHTYQDKLDTIKHIDNSHMKICSGGIFGIGESWKDRIDLALQLRRLNVQSIPINILNPIKNTPLENNTVLSNEETCRIIAIYRFINPQAYIRLAGGRLLLEDNGRKAFRSGSNAAILGNMLTTSGPSYESDIKMIKELGYKISENNI, encoded by the coding sequence ATGATTGTTGAAGAACTTAGCAAAAAAGTTATGGATGGATATACACCATCAAAAAATGACATGCTTGAACTTTTGGATGTGCCGATTAACAGGCTGTCTTGTCATGCGGATAGATTACGTCGGCATTTCTGCCAGGATAACTTTGATGTATGTACGATAATCAACGTAAAGAGCGGCAACTGCAGTGAGGATTGTAAATTCTGTGCCCAATCAGCATATTATGATACGCATATTACACAATATCCCTTACTTTCGAATGAAAAATTAAAAAAACAAACACTGGATGTATATGGTCAGGGTTTAAAAAGAATTTCTTATGTATCAAGTGGGCCAAGATTAAATGATGATGAATTTAAACGTATAGCTGAAGTGATAACTGGCATTAAAAATAAGCACTCAGACATTTATTTATGCGTATCACTTGGAAAGTTAAATAAGTTGCAGGTACAGAAACTCAAGGATGCGGGAGTTGACAGAATCCACAATAATCTTGAAACATCCAAGACATACTTTGCAAGTGTATGTTCAACCCACACATATCAGGATAAGCTCGATACCATTAAACACATAGACAACTCGCACATGAAAATATGCAGCGGTGGAATATTTGGCATAGGCGAATCATGGAAGGATAGAATAGACTTGGCACTACAGCTAAGAAGACTTAACGTACAGTCAATACCAATAAACATATTAAATCCCATCAAAAACACGCCCCTAGAAAATAATACAGTTCTGTCCAATGAAGAGACATGTAGAATCATAGCCATATACCGATTCATAAATCCCCAAGCATATATCAGATTAGCCGGTGGACGATTGCTACTAGAGGATAACGGTCGAAAGGCATTCCGGTCTGGATCAAATGCAGCAATTCTTGGTAACATGCTGACAACGAGCGGTCCAAGCTATGAAAGTGACATAAAGATGATTAAAGAGCTGGGATATAAAATAAGTGAAAATAATATATAA
- a CDS encoding VOC family protein encodes MVQCKMVHEMIRVYDLERSLKFYDDALGMKESRRIDKPEGKFTLVYLKDGESDFELELTYNYDPDKPYDIGTGYGHIAVYVDDLELARKEHKEAGYTVGPFKGLTEGVKEYYFLTDPDGYQIEVMQRK; translated from the coding sequence ATGGTACAATGTAAAATGGTGCATGAAATGATACGAGTTTATGATTTGGAACGTTCACTTAAATTCTATGATGATGCATTGGGGATGAAAGAATCAAGACGGATTGATAAACCGGAAGGTAAATTCACATTGGTCTATTTAAAGGATGGTGAATCGGATTTTGAATTGGAATTAACATATAACTATGATCCGGACAAACCTTATGATATCGGTACTGGTTATGGTCATATTGCAGTATATGTTGATGATTTGGAACTTGCCCGTAAGGAACATAAAGAAGCCGGTTATACGGTAGGACCTTTCAAAGGTTTAACAGAAGGAGTAAAAGAATATTACTTCTTAACAGACCCTGATGGATATCAAATAGAGGTTATGCAAAGAAAATAG
- a CDS encoding TrkH family potassium uptake protein gives MNLNYLEKIGGDEIKTIAHYTGFVLISIASFMMIPIIICLIYNDGMTYFNSFTYSMIISLAIGLLLYYSCNSKNLSDLSFKGSFIFVLSIWILSALVCALPMIFSRDLSFVDSYFESMSGITSTGFTMYSDVPVAFCIRIWRSLLQWIGGLGVIILLSVLLPSSVSLKRLYVAEGNTEEITPNIKHNSMMFIRIYTLLTILAILLYILVGVDLFNSVCYSFAGLGTGGFSSDPSYLNYFANPLVEIVTMIVMILGAMNFILHYNLLRGKLKLVHKDIEIRYMFIFIALATIIVTFSLLQHNFYNQDILLTFRHALFQVISVLTSTGFSSTDINAWPALSYHILIILMFIGGCATSTASGIKIFNVAVMIKAVWWEIHSMLLPKDVIIKRNVFHNNRQMHLSNYLLKQVFTFFMVYLLLFVLSTVIIMVFCNDFQTAYSIVAASIGNTGLGPSYISTSIPVVVKVVLIFDFLAGRIGIWPVLLPFIYLINRFGDG, from the coding sequence ATGAATTTAAATTATTTGGAAAAAATAGGTGGAGATGAAATAAAGACAATAGCCCATTACACTGGATTTGTTTTAATATCAATAGCATCATTCATGATGATTCCGATAATTATCTGTCTGATATACAATGATGGCATGACCTATTTTAACTCTTTTACTTATTCAATGATTATCTCATTAGCCATAGGACTATTATTATATTATTCATGTAACTCGAAAAATCTCAGCGATTTATCATTTAAGGGTTCATTCATCTTCGTATTGTCTATTTGGATACTTTCGGCACTTGTATGTGCATTGCCGATGATATTTTCACGTGATTTGTCCTTTGTTGATTCGTACTTTGAATCCATGTCTGGAATTACCTCAACAGGATTTACAATGTATTCCGATGTTCCCGTGGCATTTTGTATTAGAATTTGGAGAAGCCTGCTTCAATGGATTGGTGGATTAGGTGTGATAATATTATTATCCGTTCTACTTCCATCATCCGTTAGCTTAAAAAGGTTATATGTGGCTGAAGGAAATACTGAGGAAATAACTCCAAACATCAAACATAATTCAATGATGTTTATTAGGATATATACATTATTAACCATTTTGGCTATCCTGTTGTACATATTGGTTGGAGTGGATTTGTTCAATTCTGTTTGCTATTCCTTTGCCGGATTGGGTACTGGTGGATTCTCATCGGATCCCAGCTATTTGAATTATTTTGCCAATCCACTCGTTGAAATTGTCACCATGATTGTAATGATTTTGGGTGCCATGAATTTCATCCTGCATTATAACTTATTGAGGGGAAAATTGAAACTTGTTCACAAGGATATTGAAATAAGGTACATGTTCATTTTCATTGCTTTAGCAACAATTATTGTAACATTTAGCCTTCTGCAGCATAATTTCTATAATCAGGACATATTGCTCACATTCAGACATGCACTATTTCAGGTAATATCCGTTTTGACTTCAACTGGGTTTTCATCAACGGATATTAATGCCTGGCCCGCTCTCAGTTATCATATTCTGATAATATTAATGTTTATAGGTGGCTGTGCAACTTCTACAGCCAGTGGAATTAAGATATTTAATGTTGCCGTTATGATTAAGGCAGTATGGTGGGAAATCCATTCGATGTTATTGCCGAAAGACGTGATTATTAAAAGGAACGTCTTTCATAACAATAGACAAATGCATCTAAGCAATTATTTGCTCAAGCAGGTATTCACCTTTTTCATGGTTTATCTGCTACTTTTTGTACTTAGTACAGTGATAATAATGGTATTCTGCAATGATTTTCAAACTGCTTATTCAATTGTCGCGGCTTCCATAGGAAATACGGGACTAGGTCCAAGTTATATCTCTACTTCAATTCCTGTTGTGGTTAAAGTTGTTTTGATATTTGATTTTCTGGCGGGAAGAATTGGAATTTGGCCTGTATTGCTGCCATTTATTTATTTGATCAATAGATTTGGTGATGGATGA
- a CDS encoding FHA domain-containing protein has product MYNGRVRYTKEELDSLLGVVSAFDNMVRILILEMLEKTLRDNAKKYHSIVKYTLNVEEINEKLEKKKIFLKEQGLRNHLKKLMDAGLIGRIRSRRNRNGEPLPQAVYSYYFNMMAFDCILFENQIFVEEIQSYMQLYKENLELKNEYDCVITVFTGIDKSEVLTINEDETGYIGRDYCYPPGKYGSESLILSSAYETVTERHKPHLKIYNDDGEWLMVDNSENGTFIANKKIETGKAVKVPNDSFIQLSHGSNSVVLFVSYN; this is encoded by the coding sequence ATGTACAACGGTCGTGTTAGATATACAAAAGAAGAATTGGATTCATTATTGGGTGTGGTATCAGCATTTGACAATATGGTGAGAATACTCATACTTGAAATGCTTGAAAAGACACTACGTGACAATGCAAAGAAATATCATTCAATCGTTAAGTATACACTTAACGTAGAGGAAATCAACGAAAAACTGGAAAAAAAGAAGATATTTCTTAAAGAACAAGGCTTAAGAAACCATTTGAAAAAGTTAATGGATGCGGGTTTAATTGGCAGAATAAGAAGTCGTAGAAATCGAAATGGTGAACCGCTCCCACAGGCAGTTTATTCATATTACTTCAATATGATGGCATTTGACTGCATACTCTTTGAAAATCAAATATTCGTAGAAGAAATTCAAAGTTATATGCAGTTATATAAGGAAAACCTAGAACTTAAAAATGAATATGATTGTGTTATTACTGTTTTCACTGGTATTGATAAAAGTGAAGTATTAACCATCAATGAAGATGAAACAGGTTACATAGGAAGAGATTATTGTTATCCTCCTGGTAAATATGGTTCAGAATCATTAATACTGTCCTCTGCCTATGAAACAGTTACCGAAAGGCACAAACCACACCTGAAAATATATAATGATGATGGTGAATGGTTAATGGTTGATAACTCTGAAAACGGGACCTTTATCGCCAATAAAAAAATCGAAACGGGTAAAGCAGTAAAAGTCCCTAATGATTCATTCATTCAGTTATCACATGGATCAAATTCCGTGGTTTTATTTGTAAGTTACAATTAA